The Watersipora subatra chromosome 7, tzWatSuba1.1, whole genome shotgun sequence genomic interval ACTACTAACTCATTCCTCAAATTTTATACTCGAGAGTATAAAATTTTGCGAGGTTTACTGTGCAGCTTCTTTTGTGCCAGGCATACGCTGAAGCAGCTGCTGAGTTAGCTCTTCTTTAGCCTCCGCTCTTATTTTGTCAACGTCAAAAGACTCGAGCTCCCGATGTACGGCATTGTATTCATTCACAATGTCCTCAAACTCCGCGTCATTAATAAAGTTATCATCCAGCACGCGTGAGATCTTTTTGTTTAGCACAGATATGCCAGTGCACAGAATGGCGTGCTTCTTGGCATGCTTGACCTTTTTCTTGGCGCAGTGCTTCGCTATGGGTGTCAGTACCGCAGCCATCAGACCTGACGCAACACCTAGACCCGTTAGTACCACACCAATGGGCAGCCCTACTATAGTAAGGGATGTAGCGATACCAGCTGTCGATTCCACGGCGGCCAGTGACGATAGAGTTATTTGAGCATTCTGTAGACCACTTACCGCCTTGCTGTATTTCTTGTAATAACCATTCCGATTGTCTCTCAGAACCTGCAGCTCATTGCGAATGTCGCGCACTCTGTTGTACAGCTCAAAACCTCCATCCGGAGGCGCTGTCGGCAGTTTGGGATATATTTTTTCCGTCATTTATTGTATATCTAATCCCTCTGTATCGGGTGGTACAACTTGCAGCTGCTCTGCAGTAAACGTTCGATCATCAATGCCTTGGAGCGTGTACACGGATGGTTGATTCTCAGCTGAACGAATCTCATCTATGGTGTATACGTTTACCGACCAAATGGCATCAGTGGCTCTGTACCGCGTGTCATTGCGCTCTTCTCCGGGTTTGTACAAATACCGCACCAATGAGTCTATTGGCAAGTCTTCACTAACATCATTATACTCGGGTTGTGTTACACTGTCAAGTTTTATAGCATCCATCGGTTTCATATTTATCATACTAGTTTCTTCATCATTTATCGCAGCCACTACACCCGGCAACCTCTTTACCCACTCTCGGTTGGTCTTGTCAGTTTTAATTTCCTCAGCGTACTGGTGAGCGAACAATCTTTTTGACAACGTTCTATTAAAACGCTCTACAAACGCTACCTTTTTCTTATTAAGGCTTCTAGATATTTTTATGCCTTTCTCGTTCATCAGCTCTGTGAAAGTTCCCATAAACTCACGCCCCTTGTCAGACATTATTTCTTTTGGATATTCCAGTGGTgacctattatatatacatttaatagcCTCAACCGTATCAGCCGCCGTTTTCTTTTTGAGTGGCTCCGCCTCTTTGTATCTAGAAGCGATGTCCACCCCTGTCAGCGCGTACTTGTACCCCTTGTCAGTAGGAAGGCTCAGAAGATCAATTTGGTGAGTATGGTTTGGTTTGTCTTGGCTGTAGTGGGGAAATTTTATACGCTTTGGCTTTGCCTTGTAAATCTGGTAGATGGGTTGACGGTCAAGCCAGTTTTGAATCTGACTTCGTTTCAATTCGGGGGTTTTTTCATGCAGCTTCCTAGCAGCTGTCTTACCACGCTCATAGCCAGACGGCGAATAATATTGTTTCTTTAGCTTAtccatttattttatgttgacggtttttaaaattggttgacggtttttaaaattggttgacggtttttaaaattggttgacagtttttaaaattggttgacagtttttaaaattggttgacgGTTTTATTGTATGTCGACGTATAATAAATGGAAAGGAGAAATAGACAACAAATAGAGCAGAAAGCAAGAGAATTGGCTATAGAAGGCTATCAGGGTATGAGCAACAATGAGCTAGGAAAAGCAATACAGCGAGCTCACTGTGAAGGTCAAGCGAGAAAGTTTGAAATAGAAGGCTATCAGCAAATGGATAAAAAAGAGCTAAGAAATGCTACAAAAAAAGCTAAGAAAAAAGCTAGAAAAGCAAGAAGATTGCGAGCACAGTTTGAGAGTGATATGGAAGAATTTAATTTACAAGACTACCAACAAATGAGCATTGATGATATAAGAAATATTTACATAAGAGCATGGCGGGATAATTGGCGGTATTATCGAAAATGTGCACTAAGATCTGTGATATTATCTCATCCAAGCTTGCGAGTGTACTGTGAACAGCAAGCACAGAGACTAAACATACTAGACTATCAAAATAGAAGCAATGAAACTCTAGGAAGTGTTATATCGCAAGCACTGTTTCAAGAAGAACGAGAAAGAGATATTCCCCGAAGATCACAGAGATTAAACAACTATATTGTATATGTGAGTTTCTGGTTAGACCATAATTTTGTAGATGAGCGTGCAATAGAACCTATAGTACTTACCTCTGCAGAAGCAAAAGATCCATGCTCTATATGCTTAGCTGATATTTCAGAAGCGGTGGCTACACTTTGCAAGCATATATTTCATAAAGAATGCATAGAGGAATGGGCTAAAAACTCAAGCATAATTGTCCAATGTGCAGACAATCATTGCAATGATTGTCAGTCGCACTATTTTtcttagtaaaatgttttaaattcaaatttacTCTTCCCATTCTACACAGTGGTATGATTCTCCACTGCCATCAGTTTTCTTTACAAGCCCGCAGTAGACAAACTCCCTGTCTGGCATAGCACCGTCAGCCGCATACTTTGACATATACACTTTGTATTGCTCATCAGTATCCATATTAAGTACAGTGACTATAAAGGACCCGTACCTCGTTGGCTTTGATTCTTTGCTTACGCACATATGAGGTATTTCCATTGGTATTTCACTAATGTTATGCACCTTTGAGTATCCGTAAGTTTTTCCTCTGATTGTAACTGgcattgttatttattatacagttttATTTAACCCTACATTAAACTGAGCACTGCATACGCCTGTCATATCACAAAATCATTCAAGCGCTATATACTTGCAAGTGCTATGCACAGGAAGGATATTCACTTTGCGCATCTAACAACtaataaacacatttttacaacTACAGTTCGCCTAGCGCATAGCCTCGTCTTCGGGGCACCCAACGCCAGCTCTCCACAACACCAGTTTTacacttttttttattttaaactacCCTTAAAGAAAAGCgtataataaatagacaatcagaggtttaaagaattttgtataataaaggtACAAATGGCAAGCGTGACCAGCACTTAGGTCCTGCAGTCGCGTGCTCTTTGGCAGCCGTACTTTCTCTCCGTATAAATTTCTCACATTCTCCATTTTTCAAAATTCGAgggattttgaaaactttaaattctaAATTTTTCCATCTTTAGACAAAAAATGCCAGGGCAAAAATTCTGATCCAGAATCTCCATATTACATACTACtaaagaaaaaagtttttaatagcTCTTTAAAATACTTGTTCAATAActtgaaaaaaggaaaaatttagTGAAAATCAAGAAATTAGAGTGAACAGTCTTCAGTTTAGTATCAGAAAACTAATCTGGTAAAAGAGGCACAGCTGGTTCAAATTATTGGAAAATAGGAGGAagctaatataataaaaaaactatattgAGGTCTTTAAGAAGTTGTGGCAAACGCTTAACAACCTGAAGGAAAATATTGAATTAATGGAAGACTGAAATGCAGAGATCTTACTAAAGAACAGATTCTTTGCTCAGTTAACAAGGCTGTGGTTTATAGCAGTAATTGTTCATAACTAGTGAGTCTGGTTCTATACTATtgacatattttaaacattgatGTAAATTTCATGTAATTGATTTCTAGGAAACTGGCTTTTCTATTCTTCTGTGCCACTCAAACCAACCATTGTTTATCTTTACAGTTTTAAGTGGGTTAATCCAATTCTTGCAAATTATACTTTCAATCTAAACCTCGCAGCCTGTAACTATGCCATATTCTTATGTTGTGACTTTGGATCCTAAATTACGAGCCACCTCTCTGTGCAGCAGACAAAAATTTTCAAGTTGACAAGGTATGTACAGTCAATGAGCCATGAGATAACTAGTAAGTCTGTGCAATAAAAGTTCTTAAACGGCAAACAAAAAATGAGCAATCGGTCAACTAACTTCAATGTTTTAAGTTATGTCTGTTTGAGATAAGACATGAGCAATCTAGCTAGAAACTTACTTTCATGTCCCACTGGGTTACGATGCCTTTTTTGGATGTAGCGATGTAAGTATCCAGTTGCTTGCAGTAGTTAATTGAAAGGGTGCTATCGAGGCGCCTTTTCTCCATTAAAATTGCTTGTTCAGAAGTTAGTAGCAAACATTTCTGCTTTCACCCTTGAAAAAGTTAAAGTATCCTCATTGGCTGCCATACCAGAGTCTTTATAACCAAACCACTATAAGAACAGAGTTGTATAACCAAATATAAATAATGTTAAAAGtaacaatttatatatttctaatttattattgtaatttaAAGGCTTACCTAAAGGTTTTCAGTAGTAATAAACTTTTTTCTATATTTAAAGATGGTGTGAACATTgggcaaaaaaaataaaaaacatcaagaaaatatttacaactttttgctCTCATGTTCAAGTAAGGAGCATTGATGAATATTCCAAACATCCAAAATTCTTTATGATGCTCATTTGTCAAAGAACATCTTCTAGTGTTGAAAATGAGCATGAACACACTTCTAGTGTTTATGATCACCCTTACCTCACACCAACCAATGCACGAGTCTGGGATGTTGGATATTTTTCTAAAGAGGGCTTTCATATCTCTGTCATGTATGTTTCCTCTTCCAAAAATATCCGTTAGCATTGTTCAGAATTGATCAAACTTCAAGGTGTCTGGCACAAAGATAATTTTATTACACAGGCTTCCTGAAGTTATGCACatatttttgtaacttttttgcCTAGCAGACAGATAATTGTGTCACATTATTTGAAACACCTGTATGCACAGAAAATAATAACACTTATCAATACAATAGCTGCAGGTTACTAAGTTGTATATTGAGTGACCAATAATAGATTTACTTGCCATTATTTGTCGACGCTCTTCCGGACTAGCCTTTATTTCAAGTAGAGTGATATTCTTCATCAAGTGGTAAAAGCTGGTGACCTTATATTAAAAGTTATGTGCATTAACTGGTTTGGACGACTTTCTAGACAGAGCAGGTTCATTTTTCATCAGATTTTCCTTTTGATGAAGCGGATGAAACCTATGAATGCCTGTGAAGGtaaataaaaggctaaaattgCGCCAAACATGCATTTAGTTCAAGAGCTAgacataatatttatatatttatataaataaaacaatataacaataaGCTTAGAGCACCAACTGctcatttgaaaaaaaactaacaGTTGTGTAAAGTTgacaatatatattttgtacaaATGAGCTGCACCAGCCACTGCTGGAATTTTAATTAAACACAAACTAAAGTTATTTAAGAAGTGCTCATTTGCTGTTTATAACATAGAAGCATAAGCCTAACACAGTGGATAGTGTCCTCCTCCTAAGCTAAAGATCATAGCATGGTGCCGCCACTAATTGTTTAAAGCACATGTGAAGTGTTTTAGCTTGTGTCTGATTAAAtcaaatatttatatgtgcGTTTTAAATGTCAAAGCTATAGAAGaaattttcagtttgttatCAAAACTTTCAGTGGAACTGCCATATCAGAGAATGTAAATATCTCATCCGGAATATAAAAACTTATCACGGATTGTAAATATTAAGTCATTTAGAAGTTGCTAATTTAGGACACGTGAGTGCAATGTGTTTCACAGTAAAAGGCCTTTTCATCAATCAAGTTATAATTGCACTGTTGGTTTATTAAGATGAGTTTCTGAAtaacaaataagatgtttaaaTTTCAAGTCTGACTATTCGTTGGAACTGATTGTAACAGTGGAATACTATTATACAGAATCAATCAATACGGTATTGAGCATAATTGAAATCTGTATTCAATAGGCAAGTGATGAGCTTTCATAAAAGCAAGTGAGATAATAGAAAAAGGTGTCAATAACAGGCcatctttttatttaaaattaaaaagattaacAAAAAATACGGTGTGCCAGACACCCTTTTCATAAACGGCTGCCTTTAGCAAAAAACTACTATCTAGTACATTCAAAAGTCATAGAAAGTCGTGACCCACAAATACTTTATCCCCTGTGAGGGAAAGCGCCTAATTGTATCTAATAAGTAGCTAGTAGGTTCATTGCCCTTCCTTTAGAATATGTGTTGACACTGGGTTCACATCTACACATGGAGTTGAGATGCTAAATTATGTcatgatatattttagtaagAGCATTTGACTTGAGTCGTGTCTCAAAAGTTCAAGATGGAAATGGGCcgatataaaattgttttagctTCATGAATGTTATGATCTCAGTGAACAAGGTATGTATATAACTGTTTGTGCATTGCTCAAGTAGCATCTTTCATCATTACTGAAATAAGCTCAGTGCTATGTTTTGAGCAGAAGTCAGTGTAAATATGTTTAGTCAATGACTGCTTCTTTAACGGTAATTTagcattttaaatagtttttttattttcatgtttaaagATAATCATGCAACAAATATGATTAGCCATATGCATTAacttgttatatataaattcaGCTCTCTCTAAAATATACCACTTAACTACTTTAGATGATAATTTAAACAAGCTCTGGTTTTTTTGAGAAGAATTCTCTTAAAAATAACTCACAACAACACTGCTGTATTACATACCTTTAAGATAGTTGAAAAACTTTATGGTTGACTAGATAACCTGCTAGAAAACAGCAGACATATTAACCTCAAGTCTGACTATCTACATTATTCTCGACTCTGTGAGCTACTACACTGCAGTGATTGAGGGTGTAGCCATTTACGTTCACTGGTATGGCTATACACCTTATCAAGTGAAGTGTTTGTAACAACGAGAGTGAATCGCTGCCAGCCAGTCCATTAATCAGCATCACTGATTACTTTAGTAAGTAAGATATTCTCTTATTAAATAATTCAATATATTTTGTCCAATCACAATGCTGATAGCTTGACATCTATTTACTTAGCTCTATAGAAACAAGTAAGTCTATATTAAAGCTTAAATTCAGTGTGCTGTAAACCACCTCTTGCAGATAATTAAATATTCTACAAAGTCGATAAACCCAATACAGAGAGCTGATTGCTTATTAAATTTTGGAGTGTTAAAACAAGGACTCAATATAATGCTTAAACTAATAAAACTTTCAACTAGAAGGTCAAGTGTAGACAATTGTCCTTATTTATTGAACTAATCATTCTGGATAGATAACTCCTTTACATATAGCATCAAAATAAAAGCTACACATAATGTTTAGATGAAAACAGCTAAGCCAATAAACATGTAAACGTGCCTGCacatgacacacaataaaatatCCAGATATGACTTATTTAATTTGACTGCTGGAATCTACAAAGTTCAAAATATAATCTTCATGCTAGCAAACCCGTGCAATCGCAATACGGATATATTAGTGACACAATCGGATAATAAAGGGAAAATTAAATCCAATGAAAAGATCCGGTAAATGCCTTCCTTGGCTTGCCGCACTTTTCGCTGAGCAGGAATGAGTAGCCATGATGGTTTTTTGTTAGATTCAGCAAGTTTTGCCAAAAATGTGCTTGCCGACTTGACCTATATTAGTCAATAAGAGTCTTTGTATATCTCTAGGGGTGCTGGCTCGGCAATAGGTGGTAAGCCAGCTCTTGTTGTTACATCCAGTCAGAAGCATGCCCCTTGTAAGATTTGACGTGCACCAATTTAGGCCAGCATCAGCCAGAGGAACAAATGCAGGTCAAGTGCAGGCCAACTAAAAAATCTCTGACTTCTTTATAGCAATGTATTCATTGCTTTTAGAGTCAACCTAATTCGCACATTTGACACCTCTGGCTTACATTTTGTTCTGTGATTGCCCAGCTGCCTCATATAAGCTTGCTGAGGGTGTGCTTTCACACATGGCACCAAACTCCTTGCTTGTGCCTGGAAGGCTCCTCAATCATTCCTACACTCTTGCTATTAGTGGTTACAGCTGCTAAGCAAATCTTTGAAAGAGTTGTTAAGTTTACCTTAATGAAAGTTCATATCTCGAGCAGACAGCTGTGTATTGTGACGTGCATCGTGCAGGCCTGGTTAGGTCATAATCTGTCATGGaattaagttttatcagaatATGCATTTGTTTTGATGCCTTTCTGATGTTTTTGCATTACTCCGCCAAAGTTTCACGAGTTTGCCTTGAGCAATTTTTAGACACGTCTAATCTTTGCAGTGTTCCCGTTTTAGAGTCACCCCAGCTGGCTAAAGACTGTGCTGTACTGTTAACACATTGGGCCCTGCAAACTGCAAGACGTTCCGTGCTTTAGCATTTGGGATTCACTTCTGCATTTACAATGTAGACCCTACCTCCTGTGTCTTGGAAACTAAGCCCTCTTTTCTGAGCCAGCTGGAGTCTAACTGCATGGCTGCTTTTATGACCGGGTCATGCCTCTTCTTGGCGCAATAAAGCTGAGCTCCCTCTTTCCTCTGATCGAGCTGTCTTACCCGAGCTTGGTTAAACCCTACCAGCCAGGTATTGCTGTAGCAGATCTGTGCTTCAGTTGTCCAGCCAAGATAACAATTGACCTGCTTCTTGCACTCTattatgtgtataatagtcAGCTTCAATTCAGGTTCAGCTTGACAAACAGCAAAAAGATTTTGTAGACAAGACAACCAGCTACCAAAGTGTGACTGTTATACTGTTTGTTAACAAAAAACGGAATGCAGTGCCTTACACATTTATCGTGAAAACTGAGGAAGAGTTTGCAGCAACAGCAGGTAGAGTGTGTGCCGCTATGTATTTGCTTCACTTACTAACATGTTTCTGTATATGCATAAACAAAGTGAGCATGGAGTGTGACACAAAAGTAAATTTAGAAATTTGGGGCGCTAATCAGGTTTGATACTAATGCAACAAATCAACTCTGCTCTGATTCAGTAGCTAAACAGACTGGTAAAATATGCTTAAGATTGGCCTGCATCTACAAGCATCTCAAGAGAACAGATCCATTTTAGATATGCTTTTGATGCTATATCATGCCAATCTGGTACATGACAGAACACGTGTAGTTCTGGTGAGCCACTTTTTTCAGTAAGCAACGAACTTCAACCTGTATCTGCAGCAGTATTTAATGGTAAATTTGAAATATCAAAACTTGTATTGCAGACTGTAGAATTTTTTCCCGACATGCTTCAAAGTTAGTCAAAATGTTACTCAAAAAAAATCTGTGTTATAATAAGAGCAGCAGCCATTTGTCTGTCTAAATTTATGGCAGAAAGCGCTATGAAAATCACACCCATCACAGGAATTGAAACTGAATACATGTTCAGAATCTTTTCCAAGTGCACTACCACTGATCCGTCTTTACAACTCTAAGGATAACTGTGCCCCTACTTATTTCATGTGAAAGTATCTCATAAAACACAAACATGCTAGCATGCTTGTAATTATCTTTTTCACTACCATAAGCCGATGTTCCAGCTTTTGCAGTtatagaagtacagaccgtaagctgATGTATCAGCTAGCTTATTAATAAGGTTTCACTttgtttttcattacaaagACTACACATTGCtaaactaatcaaattttgtctccaacaaAACAATCTTGTTGCCAATCAGGTGCAACTAATCAAAAGTCTTTTTGTTAAGCATTTCCATTTCCAATCACTTTTCAAAATGGGAAACCCAAGTCGCTATCGTCATGGAATATTAAACTCACCGCATTCCTTCAATGCGAAGGAAGCGTCAGAAACTTTGTGACAGTGGGATTcactaaataattttatgcttatcttgtagaaaatttgttatgaataagatgcattttacagtaaaaaataCTTGCGTTGattttcaaaatattgcatTACCACTAGCAGCTAATCTATATTTTGAAAATCCTTTAAAATTAACTTGGTCAGAATAGAAAATTTTATGCGGTGGTGAAAGAGTTATAAGAAGAACAATTTCTACCTTAAACAAATCAGTTCTGTCTTTATATGTTCAATAGATAGAACTTGCTTTCATAATGACATCAACAAATCTCAGCTTTTCATCTTGACATGTTAGGTTCATGATTACCATTAAATCtcgatatatttatatatactgtatatatatatatacttctcaaagtttgtgggcATTTGTGTTGTTTcagatatagctattaaaacctttaaataaaaaatccgcatcacagaagatttgatctcgagcCCTTTTGTTCACCAGTCTGATGCCTTGCCAGTTCAGCCACACAGGTTAGCTGAAATCATTAAAAGGTATATCTCACTATTTGGGAGCAAATAGGCAACCGCTTTCTGTTATGGCGCAAAGTGATGGCATAATGTCCTGAGAAGCCGGTAGCTCCTATTAGTAAGCCTACCCAAATTATCCATccgcattgtgccaggctaatagcaagtggcaggcaactctcgtTACCTCTCTATGTttgtaagctgattttaatatttGGGCAACATTGGGTAGGGCAACTAGTAAAgagtataaataataattgcTTGATAATCATGAGCACAATTCACGAGTTTAAATATGATTGACTCAATTACAATGGTCTCAATAGATTAGCAAATATAATGCTTTTGTGTAATCAAGATAAAGAGGAATTTGTAAATGGCTAGAACTAAATATTTAGTATGATCTTGTCAAAGTGCTGTTTTAGAGGCTTGTTGTTGAAGTGGCATTTTTAGTATGACTCTTCCTAACAAGAAATTTGATAGCAGACCTCAAAGAGCTTCTATGTTAACAAACTTAGAAGGTAGCAAAAGTTTGCTTTTTACCAAAACAGGGATTTTTCAGTGACTAACACTGGTTTTGACTGAACATCCTTAGAAGACTTGATAGACTCAAAATTCAGGTTTACTCAGCTTTTTCAATAATGTTTTTTACAAGTTCTCACGTCGGCTCTTTACAGTTCCGCTCTAACAAATTAAGGTGTGCAAAAAGCTCATCGCTGCTGAATCATTTGCCAAGAAATGGCAGGTAATCAGCAATAAACCTAACAAAACACTAGAGTTATCTGGTTTACTCTTATCCAGTTTGCAAGATACATAGGTTTTGTAGGTATTTTATAGTATTGATTCATGATGGGCTTAATCTTCTGTTTCAATTGGTATCGTATTCTTAACTTTTATTTGCCAGATGTGATATTTCACATTTATTGAATAGTAGAAACATATTCAAGCACAACTTAATACAGCATCAAGCAATATCGATAAGAATCTTTTTGAGACATGACTGGATGTTAAAGCTATTCTATTAGCTCAGAACTTTCACAATCGTACGCTACATAGATAATgcactaaaaatattacctgTTAGACTTTAGTATTAACCAaatatactttagttttattctaattaactcaattgtgaATTGGTAGTACTGAAATAAAACGTTCTGATAGCTAACAGATATAGGATTGTCGTGTAAAAACCGTTGTTTGAGTAGCAAAAATTACTTATGTATAGGTTCAAAAGATGTGAAATTTAGGTTTATGAAAAgggcaaaaatatttgcaaaatggTTCAAAAAAACCAAATAACCacataattacaatggtttaaTTAGAATTATTAGCTGCACACACTAGCTAGCTATTATATCCATAAAACAATGACCATCGGTACAGTAAAAAACTGTATTTCCAATAAATGCTTGCTCAGATataaagttttagtaagttattcaaatattacaaaaaaactagTAGAATGATTGAAGCATAAATACAATTATGGTATGCATACCTAAAAAGATTAATATCAAACAGCAGTATATAATTGTAATTTACTTCTTTTTAGTTGCAAAAGCTAGCAGAAAATTTTTTTCAGAAcacttgaaaaataaagcaataAGCTTGAGATTATATACCAGCTTGAATGGTATTAAGTATCAGAAAGAAGACGCTTCACAAATTGTGTTTAACAAAGAGAGACTTTTGAGTATTAGGTATTTTAAGCAGTTTCTCATCTAATGTTTGCTGATAAGAACAATACATAAGATGAAGTAAATGTGTGAGTGTATACAACAGCATACAAAATGTGTGAACAGTTGACCTTGCAGTTATCAGGTATTACTAACAATATTTGTGTATTAACCATGAATCATCCAGAAAGTGCAGTTAGTTAATATGTTCGATCTCTGAAAAATTGGAGTACGTGTTGATTTCAGAAAGGTAATATTCCACGAAGTCAAAGAGGGCTTCAAATTATTCCTAAATTAACATAAGCATAGTAGAAATGGCCAAACAATTTGTTACAATGTGTGAGAGAAGGCTAAATGTTTGTAAAAGACACTAGCAGGGAAGCAAAAAGCGGTGACATTCTAAATCAAGTAAACTTTATAAAATGGTTTTTACTCTCTGTTTAAAAGCTAACAGAAATATACCTGAAGAAACTTACCTGAGTAAAGATGAACTGGGGTCTGCTTTGTCGAGCCAATTCAACTTCCAACACAATATCTACCTCATGTTCTATTCTGGTTCTCACGTACAAGTTCATAGCAATGAGAAACAGACCACTCAGTCTGCACCCATTTCTGTAACAGTTTATTACTATCCTTTTAGACAGCTGTAGAGATGTTATAAATTAAGGTTGTAGGAGCGTCAAGGAT includes:
- the LOC137400389 gene encoding uncharacterized protein, which encodes MDKLKKQYYSPSGYERGKTAARKLHEKTPELKRSQIQNWLDRQPIYQIYKAKPKRIKFPHYSQDKPNHTHQIDLLSLPTDKGYKYALTGVDIASRYKEAEPLKKKTAADTVEAIKCIYNRSPLEYPKEIMSDKGREFMGTFTELMNEKGIKISRSLNKKKVAFVERFNRTLSKRLFAHQYAEEIKTDKTNREWVKRLPGVVAAINDEETSMINMKPMDAIKLDSVTQPEYNDVSEDLPIDSLVRYLYKPGEERNDTRYRATDAIWSVNVYTIDEIRSAENQPSVYTLQGIDDRTFTAEQLQVVPPDTEGLDIQ